One genomic window of Solanum dulcamara chromosome 12, daSolDulc1.2, whole genome shotgun sequence includes the following:
- the LOC129877158 gene encoding transcription elongation factor SPT6 homolog isoform X2 — MAGKNVISDDEDEVGMEEEERDEEPVDGDGVDEREDEDEDEEEEGQDEYEKDGFIVDDVDEEEDEDEDDRADSDDERQKKKKRKKRESERNYVLDEDDYELLQESNIAVPRPKLESKKFKRLKKAQRDMEDEGSGFYEEEEFDETGRRGRTAEQKLERSLFGDDDGPPLEDIAEEEERLEEEEDADIGEEDEMADFIVDEEEVDEHGAPIRRKKVNKKKSRQAPGVSSSALQEAHDIFGDVDELLMRRKQDRAKSGMHDESGEWSERRLEDEFDPTILAEKYMTEKDERIRKIDVPERMQISEESTGPVPPEVICVEESNWIYNQLADGVVPLFKKKDGVKTDEVAELPIDKDDIMRFLDLMHVQKFDVPFIAMYRKEECMSLLKDPEEVPCQKKDPEEDEASDDDANNSDEKPAVRWHKVLWAIQDLDRKWLLLQKRKSALELYYKKRFQEESRRVYDETRLKLNQQLFESITKSLQAAESEREVDDVDSKFNLHFPPGEVGVDEGQYKRPKRKSQYSICSKAGLWEVASKLGYSAEQFGRHMSLEKMGDELEDAREPPEEMASNFTCAMFETPQAVLKGARHMAAVEISCEPSVRKNVRVTYMANAVVSTSPTPDGNAVIDSFHQFAGVKWLRDKPLSEFGDAQWLLIQKAEEEKLLQVTIKLPEVHLNQLITESRDHYLSDGVSKSAQLWNEQRKLILEDAIFNFLLPSMEKEARSLLTSKAKNWLLMEYGNVLWNKVSVGPYQRRENDLGSDEEPAPRVMACCWGHGKPATTFVMLDSSGEVLDILYAGSLSLRGQNVNDEQRKKNDQQRLLKFMMDHQPHVVVLGAVNLSCTRLKEDIYEIIFKMVEDNPRDVGHEMDNLNIIYGDESLPHLYENSRISADQLPTQSGIVRRAVALGRYLQNPLAMVATLCGPGKEIVSWKLNTLESFLTPDEKYDVVEQIMVDITNQVGVDLNLAISHEWLFAPLQFISGLGPRKAASLQRSLVRQQTIFTRKDLLTEHHLGKKVFVNAVGFLRVRRSGYTANSNTYIDLLDDTRIHPESYSLAQELAKDIYLKDMGEEDNDDDEVLEMAIEHVKEKPHLMRSVKTYQYAKSKKRINKRETLKGIKLELIQGFQDWRRQYVEPSQDEEFYMISGESEETLSDGRIVQATVRRVQTQKAICALECGLTGILTKEDSSDDWRDVNDLTEKMREGDILTCRIKSIQKNRYQVFLSCKENDMRNNRYLNNQNLDPYYHEDRSSLQTEKEKARKEKELAKKHFKPRMIVHPRFKNITADEAMEFLSDKEPGESIVRPSSRGPSYLTLTLKVYDGVYAHKDIVEGGKEHKDITSLLRIGKTLKIGEDTFEDLDEVMDRYVDPLVAHLKAMLNYRKFKTGTKAEVDELLKIEKSEYPMRIVYSFGISHEHPGTFILTYIRSSNPHHEYVGLYPKGFKFRKRMFEEIDRLVAYFQRHIDDPHDSGPSIRSVAAMVPMRSPASGGSSGFGGGWSGSSNDSGRRGGQSGDRDRSSGSGSRPGRNDYRNRSNQDDQSGLPPKPYGGGGRGRGRGRGRGRGNNDNEGQDSDYGSQKWSSKEGGGGGWGEGQNSPARETWGGGGGGGGSGAGGGWGASPSGGGSWGGSGGGDSWGKDTGGQSEDSGWGGGKKSGGSSGGW, encoded by the exons ATGGCTGGAAAAAATGTGATCTCCGATGACGAAG ATGAAGTCGGAATGGAGGAAGAGGAGAGGGATGAAGAGCCTGTTGATGGGGACGGAGTGGATGAGCGGGAAGATGAGGAtgaagacgaagaagaagaag GTCAGGATGAATATGAGAAAGATGGGTTTATAGTAGATGATGTAGATGAAGAAGAGGATGAGGATGAAGATGATAGAGCTGACAGTGATGATGAGAggcaaaagaagaagaaaaggaagaaaag GGAATCGGAGAGGAATTACGTGCTTGATGAAGATGATTATGAACTTCTACAGGAAAGTAATATTGCGGTGCCTCGTCCAAAACTT GAGAGCAAAAAGTTCAAGCGGCTAAAAAAAGCTCAGAGGGATATGGAGGATGAGGGTTCTGGTTTTTATGAGGAGGAGGAGTTTGACGAAACTGGGAGGCGAGGGCGTACAGCTGAGCAGAAGCTCGAGCGTAGCTTATTTGGTGATGATGACG GGCCACCACTTGAGGATATCGCCGAGGAGGAAGAAAGGCtggaggaagaagaggatgCTGACATTGGTGAGGAAGATGAAATGGCCGACTTTAttgttgatgaagaagaagttgATGAACATGGTGCTCCTATTCG AAGGAAGAAGGTGAACAAAAAGAAGTCCAGGCAGGCACCAGGAGTTTCTTCCTCTGCTCTCCAGGAAGCCCATGACATATTTGGTGATGTTGATGAACTTTTAATGCGTCGAAAACAAGATCGAGCAAAATCAGGCATGCACGATGAATCCGGTGAATGGAGtgaaaggagacttgaagatgAATTTGATCCTACTATTCTAGCTGAGAAGTATATGACTGAGAAGGATGAGCGCATTCGGAAAATAGATGTCCCTGAAAGAATGCAG ATATCTGAGGAAAGCACTGGTCCTGTGCCACCTGAAGTCATTTGTGTGGAGGAGAGTAACTGGATCTACAATCAGCTTGCTGATGGCGTTGTGcctctttttaagaagaaagATGGCGTGAAAACTGATGAAGTGGCTGAGCTGCCAATAGATAAAGATGATATTATGAGATTTCTGGATTTGATGCACGTGCAGAAGTTTGAT GTCCCATTCATTGCCATGTACCGTAAGGAAGAATGCATGAGCCTATTAAAGGATCCAGAAGAGGTACCTTGTCAGAAAAAGgatccagaagaggatgaagctAGTGATGACGACGCCAATAATTCTGACGAAAAACCTGCAGTAAGATGGCATAAG GTGCTTTGGGCAATCCAAGATTTAGACAGAAAGTGGCTCCTCCTCCAGAAGCGGAAGTCTGCACTTGAGTTGTACTATAAAAAGCGCTTTCAAGAAGAGTCCCGTAGGGTGTATGATGAAACACGTCTAAAGTTGAATCAGCAGCTCTTTGAATCAATTACCAAATCACTCCAGGCGGCTGAGTCTGAAAGAGAGGTTGACGATGTTGACTCCAAATTTAACTTGCACTTCCCACCTGGAGAGGTTGGTGTGGATGAAGGACAATATAAGAGGCCAAAGAGGAAATCACAATACAGTATTTGCAGCAAAGCCGGCTTATGGGAAGTGGCAAGCAAGTTGGGATACAGCGCCGAGCAATTTGGTAGACATATGTCTCTGGAAAAGATG GGAGATGAGCTGGAGGATGCTAGGGAACCACCAGAAGAGATGGCATCAAACTTCACCTGTGCAATGTTTGAAACACCACAAGCTGTGCTTAAAGGCGCTAGACACATG GCAGCAGTAGAGATAAGCTGTGAACCAAGTGTCCGTAAAAATGTGCGTGTTACCTATATGGCCAACGCCGTAGTATCAACGAGTCCTACTCCTGATGGGAATGCGGTGATTGATTCCTTCCATCAATTTGCTGGGGTCAAGTGGTTACGGGATAAACCTCTCTCCGAATTTGGGGATGCACAGTGGCTTCTCATACAGAAGGCTGAAGAGGAGAAACTCCTTCAAGTTACTATCAAGCTGCCTGAAGTTCATCTTAACCAGCTGATAACTGAGTCGAGAGATCATTATCTCAGTGATGGCGTGAGTAAATCTGCTCAGTTATGGAACGAACAGAGAAAGTTAATACTTGAGGATGcaattttcaattttcttctgcCTTCAATGGAAAAGGAAGCAAGATCCTTGCTAACAAGTAAAGCAAAGAATTGGCTGCTGATGGAATATGGAAATGTTTTGTGGAATAAAGTGTCAGTTGGACCATATCAACGCAGAGAAAACGATCTTGGCTCTGATGAAGAGCCTGCACCCAGGGTTATGGCTTGCTGTTGGGGCCATGGAAAGCCAGCAACCACTTTTGTGATGTTAGATTCTTCGGGAGAGGTTTTGGATATCCTTTATGCTGGATCTCTCAGCCTTCGTGGCCAGAATGTTAATGATGAGCAGCGGAAGAAGAATGACCAGCAGAGACTGCTAAAATTCATGATGGACCACCAACCACATGTTGTGGTGCTGGGGGCTGTAAATCTGTCCTGTACACGGCTTAAGGAGGATATTTATGAG aTTATTTTCAAGATGGTGGAGGATAATCCAAGAGATGTTGGTCATGAGATGGATAATCTGAACATAATATATGGAGACGAATCCCTTCCGCATCTCTATGAGAATTCCCGCATTTCCGCTGACCAGCTTCCTACACAGTCAG GTATTGTGAGGCGGGCTGTGGCATTGGGACGTTATCTTCAAAACCCATTAGCAATGGTAGCGACATTATGTGGACCAGGGAAGGAAATTGTATCTTGGAAGCTGAATACGTTAGAGAGCTTTCTCACACCAGATGAGAAGTACGACGTTGTTGAACAGATTATGGTGGATATAACTAACCAGGTGGGTGTTGATCTTAATTTGGCTATAAGTCATGAATGGTTATTTGCCCCACTGCAATTTATTTCGGGGCTAGGTCCCAGAAAGGCAGCATCTCTTCAAAGATCCCTGGTTAGACAACAGACAATATTCACAAGGAAGGATCTCTTAACTGAACATCATCTTGGCAAAAAGGTATTTGTCAATGCAGTTGGCTTCTTGCGAGTACGGCGCAGTGGATACACCGCAAATAGCAATACATATATTGATTTGTTGGATGATACAAGGATCCACCCAGAATCCTATAGTCTTGCACAAGAGTTGGCAAAAGATATTTATCTTAAAGACATGGGTGAAGAAGATAATGATGACGATGAAGTGCTTGAAATGGCAATAGAGCATGTTAAAGAGAAGCCACATCTGATGAGGTCGGTTAAAACTTATCAATATGCTAAATCGAAGAAACGTATAAATAAAAGGGAAACACTTAAAGGTATAAAGTTGGAGCTGATACAAGGGTTTCAAGATTGGCGGAGACAGTATGTGGAGCCAAGCCAGGATGAAGAGTTCTATATGATTTCTGGTGAGTCTGAGGAGACTCTTTCCGACGGAAGAATTGTGCAGGCAACAGTTCGTCGGGTTCAAACACAGAAAGCTATCTGTGCTCTCGAGTGTGGATTGACTGGCATTCTTACCAAGGAAGATTCTTCAGATGATTGGAGAGATGTCAATGATTTGACAGAAAAAATGCGTGAAGGTGATATCTTAACTTGCAGAATCAAGTCAATCCAAAAAAATAGGTACCAGGTTTTCCTGAGTTGTAAAGAGAATGATATGAGAAATAATAGGTATCTGAATAATCAGAACTTGGATCCATATTACCATGAAGATCGCAGTAGTTTACAGACTGAAAAGGAAAAAGCTCGTAAAGAAAAGGAGCTTGCAAAGAAGCATTTCAAGCCAAGGATGATAGTTCATCCCCGATTCAAAAATATAACAGCTGATGAAGCTATGGAG TTCCTCTCTGACAAGGAACCGGGTGAAAGTATTGTACGTCCCAGCTCACGTGGACCATCATATTTGACTTTAACTCTCAAAGTGTATGATGGAGTTTATGCTCACAAGGATATTGTGGAAGGTGGAAAGGAACATAAGGATATAACAAGCTTGCTGCGTATCGGGAAAACACTGAAAATAGGAGAGGATACTTTTGAAGATTTAGATGAG GTAATGGATCGGTATGTTGATCCATTAGTAGCTCATTTGAAGGCAATGCTAAATTACCGTAAGTTTAAGACGGGAACAAAGGCAGAAGTTGATGAGCTTTTGAAAATTGAGAAATCTGAGTACCCTATGAGGATTGTCTATAGCTTTGGTATTTCTCATGAACACCCTGGGACGTTTATTTTGACTTATATACGGAGTTCCAACCCACACCATGAGTATGTTGGTTTGTACCCGAAAGGATTTAAATTCCGCAAGAGGATGTTTGAAGAAATTGATCGCCTTGTGGCATATTTTCAAAGGCATATTGATGATCCCCACGACTCCGGACCATCAATACGATCAGTTGCAGCAATGGTGCCTATGCGCAGCCCTGCAAGTGGGGGCTCCTCAGGATTCGGTGGCGGGTGGAGTGGTTCATCCAATGATAGTGGTCGAAGAGGTGGTCAGTCTGGGGACAGAGATAGGTCTTCTGGTTCAGGTTCTAGACCAG GTAGAAATGACTACAGAAATCGAAGCAATCAGGATGATCAAAGTGGATTGCCACCAAAGCCCTACGGTGGTGGGGGTCGTGGCCGTGGTCGGGGTCGGGGACGTGGTAGAGGAAATAATGATAATGAAGGACAAGATTCAGATTATGGCTCTCAAAAGTGGAGTTCTAAGGAAGGGGGAGGAGGAGGTTGGGGTGAAGGCCAAAATTCACCTGCCAGAGAGACTtggggtggtggtggtggtggtggaggaAGTGGTGCTGGAGGTGGTTGGGGTGCTAGTCCTAGTGGTGGTGGTAGTTGGGGAGGCAGCGGCGGCGGTGACAGCTGGGGGAAGGACACCGGTGGTCAGTCCGAGGATTCTGGCTGGGGTGGTGGTAAAAAGTCGGGTGGCAGCAGCGGTGGGTGGTGA
- the LOC129877158 gene encoding transcription elongation factor SPT6 homolog isoform X1: MAGKNVISDDEDEVGMEEEERDEEPVDGDGVDEREDEDEDEEEEEGQDEYEKDGFIVDDVDEEEDEDEDDRADSDDERQKKKKRKKRESERNYVLDEDDYELLQESNIAVPRPKLESKKFKRLKKAQRDMEDEGSGFYEEEEFDETGRRGRTAEQKLERSLFGDDDGPPLEDIAEEEERLEEEEDADIGEEDEMADFIVDEEEVDEHGAPIRRKKVNKKKSRQAPGVSSSALQEAHDIFGDVDELLMRRKQDRAKSGMHDESGEWSERRLEDEFDPTILAEKYMTEKDERIRKIDVPERMQISEESTGPVPPEVICVEESNWIYNQLADGVVPLFKKKDGVKTDEVAELPIDKDDIMRFLDLMHVQKFDVPFIAMYRKEECMSLLKDPEEVPCQKKDPEEDEASDDDANNSDEKPAVRWHKVLWAIQDLDRKWLLLQKRKSALELYYKKRFQEESRRVYDETRLKLNQQLFESITKSLQAAESEREVDDVDSKFNLHFPPGEVGVDEGQYKRPKRKSQYSICSKAGLWEVASKLGYSAEQFGRHMSLEKMGDELEDAREPPEEMASNFTCAMFETPQAVLKGARHMAAVEISCEPSVRKNVRVTYMANAVVSTSPTPDGNAVIDSFHQFAGVKWLRDKPLSEFGDAQWLLIQKAEEEKLLQVTIKLPEVHLNQLITESRDHYLSDGVSKSAQLWNEQRKLILEDAIFNFLLPSMEKEARSLLTSKAKNWLLMEYGNVLWNKVSVGPYQRRENDLGSDEEPAPRVMACCWGHGKPATTFVMLDSSGEVLDILYAGSLSLRGQNVNDEQRKKNDQQRLLKFMMDHQPHVVVLGAVNLSCTRLKEDIYEIIFKMVEDNPRDVGHEMDNLNIIYGDESLPHLYENSRISADQLPTQSGIVRRAVALGRYLQNPLAMVATLCGPGKEIVSWKLNTLESFLTPDEKYDVVEQIMVDITNQVGVDLNLAISHEWLFAPLQFISGLGPRKAASLQRSLVRQQTIFTRKDLLTEHHLGKKVFVNAVGFLRVRRSGYTANSNTYIDLLDDTRIHPESYSLAQELAKDIYLKDMGEEDNDDDEVLEMAIEHVKEKPHLMRSVKTYQYAKSKKRINKRETLKGIKLELIQGFQDWRRQYVEPSQDEEFYMISGESEETLSDGRIVQATVRRVQTQKAICALECGLTGILTKEDSSDDWRDVNDLTEKMREGDILTCRIKSIQKNRYQVFLSCKENDMRNNRYLNNQNLDPYYHEDRSSLQTEKEKARKEKELAKKHFKPRMIVHPRFKNITADEAMEFLSDKEPGESIVRPSSRGPSYLTLTLKVYDGVYAHKDIVEGGKEHKDITSLLRIGKTLKIGEDTFEDLDEVMDRYVDPLVAHLKAMLNYRKFKTGTKAEVDELLKIEKSEYPMRIVYSFGISHEHPGTFILTYIRSSNPHHEYVGLYPKGFKFRKRMFEEIDRLVAYFQRHIDDPHDSGPSIRSVAAMVPMRSPASGGSSGFGGGWSGSSNDSGRRGGQSGDRDRSSGSGSRPGRNDYRNRSNQDDQSGLPPKPYGGGGRGRGRGRGRGRGNNDNEGQDSDYGSQKWSSKEGGGGGWGEGQNSPARETWGGGGGGGGSGAGGGWGASPSGGGSWGGSGGGDSWGKDTGGQSEDSGWGGGKKSGGSSGGW; this comes from the exons ATGGCTGGAAAAAATGTGATCTCCGATGACGAAG ATGAAGTCGGAATGGAGGAAGAGGAGAGGGATGAAGAGCCTGTTGATGGGGACGGAGTGGATGAGCGGGAAGATGAGGAtgaagacgaagaagaagaag AAGGTCAGGATGAATATGAGAAAGATGGGTTTATAGTAGATGATGTAGATGAAGAAGAGGATGAGGATGAAGATGATAGAGCTGACAGTGATGATGAGAggcaaaagaagaagaaaaggaagaaaag GGAATCGGAGAGGAATTACGTGCTTGATGAAGATGATTATGAACTTCTACAGGAAAGTAATATTGCGGTGCCTCGTCCAAAACTT GAGAGCAAAAAGTTCAAGCGGCTAAAAAAAGCTCAGAGGGATATGGAGGATGAGGGTTCTGGTTTTTATGAGGAGGAGGAGTTTGACGAAACTGGGAGGCGAGGGCGTACAGCTGAGCAGAAGCTCGAGCGTAGCTTATTTGGTGATGATGACG GGCCACCACTTGAGGATATCGCCGAGGAGGAAGAAAGGCtggaggaagaagaggatgCTGACATTGGTGAGGAAGATGAAATGGCCGACTTTAttgttgatgaagaagaagttgATGAACATGGTGCTCCTATTCG AAGGAAGAAGGTGAACAAAAAGAAGTCCAGGCAGGCACCAGGAGTTTCTTCCTCTGCTCTCCAGGAAGCCCATGACATATTTGGTGATGTTGATGAACTTTTAATGCGTCGAAAACAAGATCGAGCAAAATCAGGCATGCACGATGAATCCGGTGAATGGAGtgaaaggagacttgaagatgAATTTGATCCTACTATTCTAGCTGAGAAGTATATGACTGAGAAGGATGAGCGCATTCGGAAAATAGATGTCCCTGAAAGAATGCAG ATATCTGAGGAAAGCACTGGTCCTGTGCCACCTGAAGTCATTTGTGTGGAGGAGAGTAACTGGATCTACAATCAGCTTGCTGATGGCGTTGTGcctctttttaagaagaaagATGGCGTGAAAACTGATGAAGTGGCTGAGCTGCCAATAGATAAAGATGATATTATGAGATTTCTGGATTTGATGCACGTGCAGAAGTTTGAT GTCCCATTCATTGCCATGTACCGTAAGGAAGAATGCATGAGCCTATTAAAGGATCCAGAAGAGGTACCTTGTCAGAAAAAGgatccagaagaggatgaagctAGTGATGACGACGCCAATAATTCTGACGAAAAACCTGCAGTAAGATGGCATAAG GTGCTTTGGGCAATCCAAGATTTAGACAGAAAGTGGCTCCTCCTCCAGAAGCGGAAGTCTGCACTTGAGTTGTACTATAAAAAGCGCTTTCAAGAAGAGTCCCGTAGGGTGTATGATGAAACACGTCTAAAGTTGAATCAGCAGCTCTTTGAATCAATTACCAAATCACTCCAGGCGGCTGAGTCTGAAAGAGAGGTTGACGATGTTGACTCCAAATTTAACTTGCACTTCCCACCTGGAGAGGTTGGTGTGGATGAAGGACAATATAAGAGGCCAAAGAGGAAATCACAATACAGTATTTGCAGCAAAGCCGGCTTATGGGAAGTGGCAAGCAAGTTGGGATACAGCGCCGAGCAATTTGGTAGACATATGTCTCTGGAAAAGATG GGAGATGAGCTGGAGGATGCTAGGGAACCACCAGAAGAGATGGCATCAAACTTCACCTGTGCAATGTTTGAAACACCACAAGCTGTGCTTAAAGGCGCTAGACACATG GCAGCAGTAGAGATAAGCTGTGAACCAAGTGTCCGTAAAAATGTGCGTGTTACCTATATGGCCAACGCCGTAGTATCAACGAGTCCTACTCCTGATGGGAATGCGGTGATTGATTCCTTCCATCAATTTGCTGGGGTCAAGTGGTTACGGGATAAACCTCTCTCCGAATTTGGGGATGCACAGTGGCTTCTCATACAGAAGGCTGAAGAGGAGAAACTCCTTCAAGTTACTATCAAGCTGCCTGAAGTTCATCTTAACCAGCTGATAACTGAGTCGAGAGATCATTATCTCAGTGATGGCGTGAGTAAATCTGCTCAGTTATGGAACGAACAGAGAAAGTTAATACTTGAGGATGcaattttcaattttcttctgcCTTCAATGGAAAAGGAAGCAAGATCCTTGCTAACAAGTAAAGCAAAGAATTGGCTGCTGATGGAATATGGAAATGTTTTGTGGAATAAAGTGTCAGTTGGACCATATCAACGCAGAGAAAACGATCTTGGCTCTGATGAAGAGCCTGCACCCAGGGTTATGGCTTGCTGTTGGGGCCATGGAAAGCCAGCAACCACTTTTGTGATGTTAGATTCTTCGGGAGAGGTTTTGGATATCCTTTATGCTGGATCTCTCAGCCTTCGTGGCCAGAATGTTAATGATGAGCAGCGGAAGAAGAATGACCAGCAGAGACTGCTAAAATTCATGATGGACCACCAACCACATGTTGTGGTGCTGGGGGCTGTAAATCTGTCCTGTACACGGCTTAAGGAGGATATTTATGAG aTTATTTTCAAGATGGTGGAGGATAATCCAAGAGATGTTGGTCATGAGATGGATAATCTGAACATAATATATGGAGACGAATCCCTTCCGCATCTCTATGAGAATTCCCGCATTTCCGCTGACCAGCTTCCTACACAGTCAG GTATTGTGAGGCGGGCTGTGGCATTGGGACGTTATCTTCAAAACCCATTAGCAATGGTAGCGACATTATGTGGACCAGGGAAGGAAATTGTATCTTGGAAGCTGAATACGTTAGAGAGCTTTCTCACACCAGATGAGAAGTACGACGTTGTTGAACAGATTATGGTGGATATAACTAACCAGGTGGGTGTTGATCTTAATTTGGCTATAAGTCATGAATGGTTATTTGCCCCACTGCAATTTATTTCGGGGCTAGGTCCCAGAAAGGCAGCATCTCTTCAAAGATCCCTGGTTAGACAACAGACAATATTCACAAGGAAGGATCTCTTAACTGAACATCATCTTGGCAAAAAGGTATTTGTCAATGCAGTTGGCTTCTTGCGAGTACGGCGCAGTGGATACACCGCAAATAGCAATACATATATTGATTTGTTGGATGATACAAGGATCCACCCAGAATCCTATAGTCTTGCACAAGAGTTGGCAAAAGATATTTATCTTAAAGACATGGGTGAAGAAGATAATGATGACGATGAAGTGCTTGAAATGGCAATAGAGCATGTTAAAGAGAAGCCACATCTGATGAGGTCGGTTAAAACTTATCAATATGCTAAATCGAAGAAACGTATAAATAAAAGGGAAACACTTAAAGGTATAAAGTTGGAGCTGATACAAGGGTTTCAAGATTGGCGGAGACAGTATGTGGAGCCAAGCCAGGATGAAGAGTTCTATATGATTTCTGGTGAGTCTGAGGAGACTCTTTCCGACGGAAGAATTGTGCAGGCAACAGTTCGTCGGGTTCAAACACAGAAAGCTATCTGTGCTCTCGAGTGTGGATTGACTGGCATTCTTACCAAGGAAGATTCTTCAGATGATTGGAGAGATGTCAATGATTTGACAGAAAAAATGCGTGAAGGTGATATCTTAACTTGCAGAATCAAGTCAATCCAAAAAAATAGGTACCAGGTTTTCCTGAGTTGTAAAGAGAATGATATGAGAAATAATAGGTATCTGAATAATCAGAACTTGGATCCATATTACCATGAAGATCGCAGTAGTTTACAGACTGAAAAGGAAAAAGCTCGTAAAGAAAAGGAGCTTGCAAAGAAGCATTTCAAGCCAAGGATGATAGTTCATCCCCGATTCAAAAATATAACAGCTGATGAAGCTATGGAG TTCCTCTCTGACAAGGAACCGGGTGAAAGTATTGTACGTCCCAGCTCACGTGGACCATCATATTTGACTTTAACTCTCAAAGTGTATGATGGAGTTTATGCTCACAAGGATATTGTGGAAGGTGGAAAGGAACATAAGGATATAACAAGCTTGCTGCGTATCGGGAAAACACTGAAAATAGGAGAGGATACTTTTGAAGATTTAGATGAG GTAATGGATCGGTATGTTGATCCATTAGTAGCTCATTTGAAGGCAATGCTAAATTACCGTAAGTTTAAGACGGGAACAAAGGCAGAAGTTGATGAGCTTTTGAAAATTGAGAAATCTGAGTACCCTATGAGGATTGTCTATAGCTTTGGTATTTCTCATGAACACCCTGGGACGTTTATTTTGACTTATATACGGAGTTCCAACCCACACCATGAGTATGTTGGTTTGTACCCGAAAGGATTTAAATTCCGCAAGAGGATGTTTGAAGAAATTGATCGCCTTGTGGCATATTTTCAAAGGCATATTGATGATCCCCACGACTCCGGACCATCAATACGATCAGTTGCAGCAATGGTGCCTATGCGCAGCCCTGCAAGTGGGGGCTCCTCAGGATTCGGTGGCGGGTGGAGTGGTTCATCCAATGATAGTGGTCGAAGAGGTGGTCAGTCTGGGGACAGAGATAGGTCTTCTGGTTCAGGTTCTAGACCAG GTAGAAATGACTACAGAAATCGAAGCAATCAGGATGATCAAAGTGGATTGCCACCAAAGCCCTACGGTGGTGGGGGTCGTGGCCGTGGTCGGGGTCGGGGACGTGGTAGAGGAAATAATGATAATGAAGGACAAGATTCAGATTATGGCTCTCAAAAGTGGAGTTCTAAGGAAGGGGGAGGAGGAGGTTGGGGTGAAGGCCAAAATTCACCTGCCAGAGAGACTtggggtggtggtggtggtggtggaggaAGTGGTGCTGGAGGTGGTTGGGGTGCTAGTCCTAGTGGTGGTGGTAGTTGGGGAGGCAGCGGCGGCGGTGACAGCTGGGGGAAGGACACCGGTGGTCAGTCCGAGGATTCTGGCTGGGGTGGTGGTAAAAAGTCGGGTGGCAGCAGCGGTGGGTGGTGA